From Microbacterium pseudoresistens, the proteins below share one genomic window:
- a CDS encoding tyrosine-protein phosphatase, protein MTTLIDGTYNSRDTGGTPLVGGGATRTGVLYRSDALIDVTVAGERTLADSTIGTVVDLRTEAERVSAPNRLPNGRPFRTEALSIIEGAMAIPAGLDLRAFDPDAMAQMLTEIPTLADLYLGMLAHAASSFAQVARLVAAPEDSQHGGVLIHCTAGKDRTGVATALLLDAVGADRDAVIADYAASEVNLAGTWAQGMLVKFGAMGVPPLPPVVALMTSTPPDAIATALRWLDDQGGSAAYLRGGGLGDEELVALRTRLAG, encoded by the coding sequence ATGACGACGCTGATCGACGGAACCTACAACTCGCGCGACACCGGCGGCACGCCGCTGGTCGGCGGTGGGGCAACCCGAACCGGCGTTCTATACCGCTCGGATGCGCTGATCGACGTCACCGTTGCCGGCGAGCGGACCCTCGCCGACAGCACCATCGGCACGGTCGTCGACCTCCGCACCGAGGCCGAGCGGGTCTCTGCGCCCAACCGACTGCCGAACGGGCGCCCGTTCCGCACCGAGGCGCTGTCGATCATCGAGGGCGCGATGGCGATCCCGGCCGGCCTGGACCTGCGCGCGTTCGATCCCGACGCGATGGCCCAGATGCTCACCGAGATCCCCACCCTCGCCGACCTCTATCTCGGGATGCTCGCCCATGCTGCGTCGTCGTTCGCGCAGGTCGCGCGTCTCGTGGCCGCTCCCGAGGACTCGCAGCACGGCGGTGTGCTCATCCACTGCACCGCCGGCAAGGACCGCACGGGGGTCGCCACGGCCCTGTTGCTGGATGCCGTGGGCGCGGACCGCGATGCGGTGATCGCGGACTATGCCGCGAGCGAAGTGAACCTCGCGGGCACCTGGGCGCAAGGGATGCTGGTCAAGTTCGGCGCTATGGGAGTGCCGCCGTTGCCGCCCGTGGTCGCGCTCATGACGAGCACTCCGCCCGATGCGATCGCCACGGCGCTGCGCTGGCTCGATGACCAGGGCGGGTCAGCAGCCTATCTGCGCGGCGGCGGGCTCGGCGACGAGGAGCTCGTCGCGCTGCGCACACGGCTCGCGGGGTGA
- the moaC gene encoding cyclic pyranopterin monophosphate synthase MoaC — translation MSDLTHLRDDGSAHMVDVTDKARTRREARAQAVLITTEEVVAKIADGTLPKGEALGTARLAGIMGAKQTSSLIPLCHPLPLTKLAVDLEPQGDRVRIVATAVTTGVTGVEMEALTGASIAALTLYDMIKAVDNRAVITDVCVLAKSGGKSGDWTREAPTS, via the coding sequence ATGAGTGACCTGACGCACCTGCGCGACGACGGCTCGGCGCACATGGTCGACGTGACCGACAAGGCCCGGACCCGGCGCGAGGCACGAGCCCAGGCTGTGCTCATCACGACCGAGGAGGTCGTCGCCAAGATCGCCGACGGCACGCTGCCCAAGGGCGAGGCCCTGGGCACGGCGCGCCTGGCAGGCATCATGGGCGCCAAGCAGACCTCGTCGCTCATCCCGCTCTGCCACCCGCTGCCGCTGACGAAGCTCGCCGTCGATCTCGAGCCGCAGGGCGACCGCGTGCGCATCGTGGCGACGGCCGTCACCACCGGCGTGACGGGCGTGGAGATGGAGGCGCTCACGGGCGCGAGCATCGCCGCGCTGACCCTCTACGACATGATCAAGGCCGTCGACAACCGCGCCGTCATCACGGATGTGTGCGTGCTGGCGAAATCCGGCGGCAAGAGCGGCGACTGGACGCGCGAGGCGCCGACGTCCTGA
- the moaA gene encoding GTP 3',8-cyclase MoaA translates to MTISPVHAPPRTPRRDQRIRGDGARRLPSTGLLLDRRERPLRDLRISVTDRCNFRCSYCMPKAIFGRDYAFLEHDQLLSFDEIERIARIAVDSGVHKLRLTGGEPLLRRGIEELVARLSALRAPDGTRPEIALTTNGSALNVKAQALRDAGLDRLTVSLDSLDDALFQRMNDVRFPVSRVLAGIDAAMAAGFDGVKLNMVVKRGLNDHEILPMASHFKDTPHTLRFIEFMDVGTSNGWRMEDVVPSAEVVERISAVHPLEPLEPATLGETAQRWRYADGGGEIGVISSVTRAFCSTCNRARISTDGKLFTCLFADEGHDLRALLRSGADDETIADALAGIWAARDDRYSEIRTNLTPELRAARKRIEMSYIGG, encoded by the coding sequence ATGACGATCTCGCCCGTGCACGCGCCGCCGCGCACACCGCGCCGGGATCAGCGCATCCGCGGCGACGGCGCCCGGCGGCTCCCGTCCACCGGCCTGCTTCTGGATCGCCGCGAACGCCCCCTGCGCGACCTGCGCATCTCGGTCACCGACCGCTGCAACTTCCGCTGCTCGTACTGCATGCCCAAGGCGATCTTCGGTCGCGATTACGCCTTCCTCGAGCACGACCAGTTGCTCAGCTTCGACGAGATCGAACGCATCGCGCGCATCGCCGTCGACAGCGGCGTGCACAAGCTGCGCCTCACCGGCGGCGAGCCCCTGCTGCGCCGCGGCATCGAAGAGCTCGTCGCCCGGCTCTCGGCCCTGCGCGCCCCCGACGGCACACGCCCCGAGATCGCGTTGACGACCAACGGCTCGGCGCTGAACGTCAAGGCGCAGGCCCTGCGCGATGCGGGCCTGGACCGGCTGACCGTCTCACTCGACTCGCTCGACGACGCACTGTTCCAGCGGATGAACGACGTGCGCTTCCCCGTCTCGCGCGTGCTCGCGGGGATCGATGCCGCGATGGCGGCCGGCTTCGACGGCGTCAAGCTCAACATGGTCGTCAAACGCGGTCTCAACGATCACGAGATCCTGCCTATGGCCTCGCACTTCAAGGACACCCCGCACACCCTGCGGTTCATCGAGTTCATGGATGTGGGCACCTCCAACGGCTGGCGCATGGAAGACGTCGTGCCCTCGGCCGAGGTCGTCGAGCGCATCTCGGCCGTGCACCCGCTCGAACCGCTGGAGCCGGCGACGCTCGGCGAGACCGCGCAGCGCTGGCGCTATGCCGACGGCGGCGGCGAGATCGGCGTGATCTCCTCGGTGACCAGGGCATTCTGCTCGACCTGCAATCGCGCGCGCATCTCCACCGACGGCAAGCTGTTCACCTGCCTGTTCGCCGACGAGGGCCACGACCTGCGCGCCCTGCTGCGCAGCGGTGCCGACGACGAGACCATCGCCGACGCCCTGGCGGGCATCTGGGCCGCGCGCGACGACCGCTACTCCGAGATCCGCACGAACCTCACCCCCGAGCTGCGTGCGGCGCGCAAGCGCATCGAGATGAGCTACATCGGCGGGTGA
- a CDS encoding HNH endonuclease signature motif containing protein codes for MNSLGDLDEALVAVHAVWEAAETARDVPRERLVAVNEALGSMRRRVDAVLADVAARIAVESRKELGPGGLAKQHGFRTPAMLIASATGASTGEANKFVAVGTATAPRMSLFGAQLPAKYPAVRDAVSSGGLSVPASSAIISLLDRMRLKTSAERIAEAEKVLAVQASGLMMDEVRKLLTRAEAWLDPDGVEPREERARENRSLQMFERDGMLHLTLQTDVASGAPVKAAIEGYVSAQFAARKNAAGVTDAEGAAEGDTRTVTQMRADALTLFAEHVLGCRNDTLPLAGATVIVRVNLEDLQNGTGTARIDGVTAPVSITTARRLAADGGVIPWVCGPGGDILDWGRRRRLFTPAQKLALTERDAGCAMCGLPPGMTQVHHIQWWERDTGPTDLGNGILLCMTCHHLIHDNGWDIRIDGTGVTAQVWFLPPTAADPERTPRPAVNRRLTPAA; via the coding sequence ATGAACTCACTCGGTGATCTGGACGAAGCGCTCGTAGCGGTTCATGCCGTGTGGGAAGCCGCGGAGACGGCGCGGGATGTGCCCCGTGAGCGGTTGGTTGCGGTGAATGAGGCGTTGGGTTCGATGCGTCGCCGGGTGGATGCGGTGCTCGCGGATGTTGCCGCTCGGATCGCGGTTGAGTCTCGGAAAGAGCTGGGGCCCGGGGGTTTGGCGAAGCAGCACGGGTTTCGGACTCCGGCGATGCTGATCGCGTCCGCCACGGGAGCATCCACCGGGGAGGCGAACAAGTTCGTCGCCGTCGGTACCGCCACCGCCCCGCGGATGAGCTTGTTCGGGGCACAGCTCCCGGCGAAGTACCCAGCCGTACGCGACGCGGTGAGTTCTGGTGGCTTGTCGGTGCCGGCGTCGTCGGCGATCATCTCTCTCCTGGACCGGATGCGGTTGAAGACCTCCGCGGAGAGGATTGCGGAGGCGGAGAAGGTCCTTGCCGTACAGGCGTCGGGATTGATGATGGATGAGGTCCGTAAGCTCCTCACCCGCGCCGAAGCATGGCTGGACCCGGACGGTGTGGAACCTCGGGAAGAGCGCGCCCGTGAGAATCGTTCCTTGCAGATGTTCGAGCGGGACGGGATGCTCCACCTCACCCTGCAAACCGATGTCGCCTCGGGTGCGCCGGTGAAGGCGGCGATCGAGGGGTATGTGTCGGCACAGTTCGCCGCCCGCAAGAACGCTGCCGGAGTGACGGATGCGGAAGGCGCCGCCGAGGGCGACACCCGCACCGTCACGCAGATGCGCGCCGACGCGCTCACTCTTTTCGCGGAGCATGTCCTCGGCTGCCGGAACGACACCCTGCCCCTGGCCGGGGCGACCGTGATCGTCCGCGTGAACCTCGAAGACCTCCAGAACGGCACCGGCACCGCCCGGATCGACGGGGTCACCGCACCGGTGAGTATCACCACCGCCCGCCGCCTCGCTGCGGACGGTGGTGTCATCCCCTGGGTGTGCGGGCCGGGCGGGGACATTCTCGACTGGGGACGGAGACGCAGGCTTTTCACCCCGGCGCAGAAACTCGCTCTCACTGAACGCGACGCCGGGTGCGCGATGTGCGGGTTGCCACCGGGGATGACGCAGGTGCACCACATCCAGTGGTGGGAGAGAGATACCGGGCCGACGGATCTGGGCAACGGGATCCTGCTGTGCATGACCTGTCATCATCTGATCCATGACAACGGGTGGGACATCCGTATCGACGGCACCGGCGTCACGGCACAGGTCTGGTTCCTGCCACCCACTGCTGCCGACCCGGAACGGACACCGCGGCCGGCGGTGAACCGGCGACTCACCCCCGCCGCGTAG
- the glp gene encoding gephyrin-like molybdotransferase Glp gives MSAPVTPQEHAVAVAELLAPLRARLIEPGAAETVPIARAAGHVLAADLTSPVAVPPFANSQMDGYAVRASDVASASAGAPVRLPIGAASAAGDPIGVHVVGTASPVMTGAPVPDGADAVIPIEQCDPAHFIGLGSAAHADDVPPGATVGFAAPVEPGTFVRGTGTDLAPGAIILPAGTRLTPAALGSIAAAGLAEVAVRPRAHVLLLSTGHELRAPGAPLGSGQIYDANSSSMSAALAETGVDVTTATSPDDAEALLTLIAAHPDADLVVTMGGVSAGAFEVVRDALEPAGVRFGHVAMQPGGPQGLGLARIGERELPVVAFPGNPVSVLVSFEMFLRPILCALSERPALRPAVQARLAHAITSPAGKHQVRRGALREDGSVEVGGPSSHLLHDYARATVLAHVPIGVDALPAGAEVEIWRIDE, from the coding sequence GTGAGCGCACCCGTCACCCCGCAGGAGCACGCCGTCGCCGTGGCGGAGCTGCTCGCCCCGCTGCGCGCGAGGCTCATCGAGCCCGGCGCCGCGGAGACCGTTCCGATCGCGCGGGCCGCCGGTCACGTGCTCGCCGCCGACCTCACCAGCCCGGTCGCCGTGCCGCCGTTCGCGAACTCGCAGATGGACGGCTACGCGGTGCGCGCATCCGATGTCGCCTCGGCATCCGCCGGTGCCCCCGTGCGCCTGCCGATCGGTGCGGCCAGCGCCGCCGGCGACCCGATCGGCGTGCACGTCGTGGGCACGGCATCCCCCGTGATGACCGGCGCACCGGTTCCCGACGGCGCCGATGCGGTGATCCCGATCGAGCAGTGCGACCCGGCGCACTTCATCGGCCTCGGATCCGCCGCGCACGCCGACGACGTGCCCCCCGGCGCGACCGTGGGCTTCGCCGCCCCCGTCGAGCCGGGCACGTTCGTGCGCGGAACGGGCACCGATCTCGCCCCGGGGGCGATCATCCTGCCCGCCGGGACACGGCTCACCCCCGCCGCGCTCGGCTCGATCGCCGCCGCCGGTCTCGCAGAGGTCGCCGTGCGCCCCCGCGCGCACGTGCTGCTGCTCTCCACCGGCCACGAGCTGCGCGCGCCGGGCGCGCCGCTGGGCTCCGGCCAGATCTACGACGCCAACAGCTCGTCGATGTCGGCCGCGCTCGCCGAGACCGGCGTCGATGTGACCACAGCCACCTCGCCCGATGACGCCGAGGCCCTGCTCACGCTGATCGCCGCGCATCCGGATGCCGACCTCGTCGTGACCATGGGCGGAGTGAGCGCCGGCGCCTTCGAGGTCGTGCGGGATGCGCTCGAGCCTGCCGGCGTGCGCTTCGGTCACGTCGCGATGCAGCCGGGCGGGCCGCAGGGGCTGGGGCTGGCGCGCATCGGCGAGCGCGAGCTCCCCGTCGTCGCCTTCCCCGGCAACCCCGTCTCGGTGCTCGTGTCGTTCGAGATGTTCCTGCGGCCGATCCTGTGCGCGCTGTCGGAGCGGCCCGCCCTGCGCCCGGCGGTGCAGGCCCGGCTCGCGCACGCGATCACCTCGCCGGCCGGCAAGCACCAGGTGCGCCGCGGCGCATTGCGCGAAGACGGTAGCGTCGAGGTGGGCGGGCCCAGTTCGCACCTGCTGCACGACTACGCCAGGGCGACGGTGCTCGCCCACGTGCCGATCGGCGTGGATGCGCTGCCCGCGGGCGCCGAGGTGGAGATCTGGAGGATTGATGAGTGA
- a CDS encoding ThiF family adenylyltransferase produces MEPLVDPGPALSPERITRYSRQLMLPGFGEEAQRRLRNARVLVIGAGGLGSATVPVLAGAGVGTIGIVDDDAVELSNLHRQLSHGVADIGRAKVDSLADTVRALDPECRVITHPERLTSQNLPGILADYDLLVDGSDNFPTRYLANDAAELAGIPLVWGAILRFHGQAGIAWRAHGPTYRDLFPSPPPPDEALSCELGGVLPSLCTAVGSFLATEVIKLVTGIGDPLIGRVLVYDALTARTREIAYAPDEDADPITGLIDYDLFCGVTPDEPAEDALSAAELLQRMRAGEEVVLLDVREPHEARARRIEGSALLPVGRIDAGEMPDVEGSMVVYCEQDPRSRRAVRALRERGIDAVYLTGGIRAFAEVGGPVVEGDRSPHPPM; encoded by the coding sequence ATGGAACCGCTCGTCGACCCGGGCCCCGCGCTGAGCCCCGAGCGCATCACGCGCTACAGCCGTCAGCTCATGCTGCCCGGCTTCGGCGAAGAGGCCCAGCGCCGCCTGCGCAACGCGCGCGTGCTCGTGATCGGCGCCGGGGGACTGGGCAGTGCAACCGTGCCGGTGCTCGCAGGCGCGGGCGTCGGCACGATCGGCATCGTCGATGACGACGCCGTCGAGCTGTCCAACCTGCACCGTCAACTCAGCCACGGCGTGGCCGACATCGGCCGGGCGAAGGTCGACTCGCTCGCCGACACCGTGCGTGCGCTCGATCCGGAGTGCCGGGTCATCACCCACCCCGAGCGGCTGACCTCGCAGAACCTGCCCGGCATCCTCGCCGACTACGACCTCCTCGTCGACGGCAGCGACAACTTCCCCACCCGCTACCTCGCCAACGACGCCGCCGAGCTCGCCGGCATCCCGCTCGTGTGGGGTGCGATCCTGCGCTTTCACGGGCAGGCCGGCATCGCGTGGCGGGCGCACGGCCCCACCTACCGCGACCTGTTCCCCAGCCCGCCGCCGCCCGACGAGGCGCTCTCGTGCGAGCTGGGCGGTGTGCTACCGAGCCTGTGCACGGCGGTCGGATCGTTTCTCGCGACCGAGGTGATCAAGCTCGTCACCGGCATCGGCGACCCGCTGATCGGGCGCGTGCTCGTGTACGACGCGCTCACCGCCCGCACCCGGGAGATCGCCTACGCGCCCGATGAGGATGCGGATCCGATCACCGGGCTCATCGACTACGACCTGTTCTGCGGGGTCACCCCCGACGAGCCCGCCGAGGATGCGCTCTCGGCCGCGGAGCTGCTGCAGCGGATGCGCGCCGGAGAAGAGGTCGTGCTGCTCGACGTGCGCGAGCCGCACGAGGCCCGTGCACGCCGCATCGAGGGCAGCGCGCTGCTGCCCGTGGGACGGATCGACGCGGGCGAGATGCCCGATGTCGAGGGGAGCATGGTCGTGTACTGCGAGCAGGACCCGCGCTCGCGGCGCGCCGTTCGGGCCCTGCGGGAGCGAGGCATCGACGCCGTGTATCTCACCGGTGGCATCCGCGCCTTCGCCGAGGTCGGCGGCCCGGTCGTCGAGGGCGACCGGTCGCCTCACCCGCCGATGTAG
- a CDS encoding sulfate/molybdate ABC transporter ATP-binding protein → MSLDVDIRARNGGFTLTAALSARPGEILAIIGPNGAGKSTLLGAIAGHLRDVEGTISLDGRVLHGDGVRLTPQRRRIGLLGQRALLFPHLSTLENVAFGPRAQGVPRGAARERAQRLLAEVGLTEHDARRPAQLSGGQQQRVALARALAADPQALLLDEPFAALDAQTAAQARRLIAEQRDRAGIPLVLVTHDPLDAVVLADRMIVLQDGGIVQQGSTGEVLGHPRSAFLAAMSGVNLVEGAPVDGTVVVSDANGATLRLRGPAPVTDAARASAVFAPGAVRIRGAADDTAPTAENRWHGTISYLEPVPGAVRLHLEEYPILVDCPSATAATADLRAGARMAFEVAVEDVSARSFDA, encoded by the coding sequence ATGAGCCTCGACGTCGATATCCGCGCGCGCAACGGCGGATTCACGCTCACCGCCGCCCTGAGTGCCAGGCCAGGAGAGATCCTCGCCATCATCGGGCCGAACGGCGCGGGCAAGTCCACGCTTCTCGGCGCCATCGCCGGTCACCTGCGCGACGTGGAGGGAACGATCTCGCTCGACGGCCGGGTGCTGCACGGCGACGGGGTGCGCCTGACCCCGCAACGGCGCCGCATCGGCCTGCTCGGTCAGCGCGCCCTGCTCTTCCCGCACCTGTCGACCCTGGAGAACGTGGCCTTCGGACCTCGTGCACAGGGCGTGCCCCGGGGCGCGGCCCGCGAACGCGCACAGCGCCTGCTCGCCGAAGTGGGCCTGACCGAGCACGATGCGCGACGCCCCGCGCAGCTCTCCGGCGGACAGCAGCAGCGCGTGGCGCTCGCCCGCGCTCTCGCCGCCGATCCCCAGGCACTGCTGCTGGACGAACCGTTCGCCGCGCTGGATGCGCAGACGGCGGCCCAGGCGCGCCGGCTCATCGCCGAGCAGCGCGACCGTGCAGGCATCCCGCTCGTCCTCGTCACGCACGACCCGCTGGATGCGGTGGTCCTCGCCGATCGCATGATCGTGCTGCAGGACGGCGGCATCGTGCAGCAGGGATCGACCGGCGAGGTGCTCGGACATCCGCGCTCGGCCTTCCTGGCCGCGATGTCGGGGGTCAACCTCGTCGAAGGCGCGCCCGTGGACGGCACCGTCGTCGTGTCCGATGCGAACGGCGCCACGCTGCGGCTGCGGGGTCCGGCCCCCGTTACCGACGCCGCCCGTGCGAGCGCGGTGTTCGCCCCGGGCGCGGTGCGCATCCGCGGTGCGGCCGACGACACGGCCCCCACGGCGGAGAATCGCTGGCACGGCACGATCTCGTATCTGGAGCCGGTGCCCGGCGCCGTGCGGCTGCACCTGGAGGAATACCCCATCCTCGTCGACTGCCCCTCGGCGACCGCCGCGACGGCCGACCTGCGCGCCGGTGCCCGGATGGCGTTCGAGGTGGCGGTCGAAGACGTCTCGGCGCGCTCCTTCGATGCCTGA
- a CDS encoding MoaD/ThiS family protein codes for MAIVTVRYFAAAAEAAGREQEDISFDADPTLQTLGDELRRRYGAAMDRVLRSGSYLVDGVVRRTGAHPVGATVDILPPFAGG; via the coding sequence ATGGCGATCGTGACGGTGCGCTACTTCGCGGCGGCCGCCGAGGCCGCCGGGCGCGAGCAGGAGGACATCTCCTTCGACGCCGACCCCACCCTGCAGACTCTCGGCGACGAGCTGCGCCGCCGTTACGGCGCCGCCATGGATCGCGTACTGCGCTCGGGCTCGTACCTCGTCGACGGCGTCGTGCGCCGCACGGGCGCGCATCCCGTCGGCGCAACCGTCGACATCCTCCCCCCGTTCGCCGGGGGATGA
- a CDS encoding acyl-CoA dehydrogenase family protein: MPTHTVTNQAAPREGIDEYAANLPLVEGVQRHGAAWAETELSATGALVGTAGFQHDAELANINEPVLHAFDRYGARIDEVEYHPAYHAIIGAALSAGAHTSAWADPRPGAQVARAAQFMLFAQVEPGHACPVSMTHAVVPALAAFAPAELREQWLPRLFSRSYAPRLSGDKASAVFGMAMTEKQGGSDVRANRTEAVPSSDGGYVLTGHKWFCSAPMSDAFLVLAQAPGGLSCFLVPRVLPDGERNPFFIQRLKDKLGNRANASSEVEFDGTRGWLVGDEGRGVRTIIEMVNQTRLDCLLGTTAGMRQSTAEAIWHAQHRAAFGALLSEQPAMTQVLADLAVETEAATATALRVAAAYEADAPEGEAAFARLATAVQKYWICKRGPGHAYEALECLGGNGYTEGFPLARRYREQPVMAVWEGSGNVIALDVLRALAREPESLDAYLDEVRTAQGASGTLDAFVAETETLARIVLADPSSTDAQARARALTERLAVALQASLLVRHAPDAVADAFCATRLTGRGFLYGAEPVGDAAAIVARHESAASPAVPGR; encoded by the coding sequence ATGCCGACGCACACCGTCACGAATCAGGCAGCGCCGCGCGAGGGGATCGACGAGTACGCCGCGAACCTGCCGCTCGTCGAGGGTGTGCAACGCCACGGGGCGGCGTGGGCCGAGACCGAGCTGAGCGCGACGGGCGCCCTCGTGGGCACGGCCGGGTTCCAGCACGACGCCGAGCTCGCGAACATCAACGAGCCGGTGCTGCACGCCTTCGATCGTTACGGCGCGCGCATCGACGAGGTCGAGTATCACCCCGCCTACCACGCGATCATCGGTGCCGCCCTCTCCGCGGGGGCGCACACCTCGGCATGGGCGGATCCTCGCCCCGGCGCGCAGGTGGCCAGGGCCGCGCAGTTCATGCTGTTCGCGCAGGTCGAGCCCGGCCACGCCTGCCCCGTGTCGATGACGCATGCGGTGGTGCCGGCGCTGGCCGCCTTCGCTCCTGCCGAGCTGCGCGAGCAGTGGCTGCCTCGGCTGTTCTCCCGCAGCTACGCCCCGCGGCTGTCGGGCGACAAGGCGTCGGCGGTGTTCGGGATGGCGATGACCGAGAAGCAGGGCGGGTCGGACGTGCGGGCCAACCGCACCGAGGCGGTGCCGTCGTCCGACGGCGGATACGTGCTCACGGGGCACAAGTGGTTCTGCTCGGCGCCGATGTCCGACGCGTTCCTCGTGCTCGCCCAGGCGCCGGGCGGGCTCAGCTGCTTCCTCGTGCCGCGCGTGCTGCCCGACGGCGAGCGCAACCCGTTCTTCATCCAGCGCCTCAAGGACAAGCTCGGCAACAGGGCGAACGCCTCTTCCGAGGTGGAGTTCGACGGCACGCGCGGCTGGCTCGTCGGAGACGAGGGCCGCGGGGTGCGCACCATCATCGAGATGGTCAACCAGACGCGGCTCGACTGCCTGCTCGGCACGACGGCGGGCATGCGGCAGTCGACGGCCGAAGCGATCTGGCACGCACAGCACCGCGCAGCGTTCGGCGCCCTGCTGTCGGAGCAGCCCGCCATGACCCAGGTGCTCGCCGACCTCGCTGTGGAGACCGAGGCGGCCACGGCGACGGCGCTGCGGGTCGCCGCCGCCTACGAGGCGGACGCGCCCGAGGGCGAGGCGGCGTTCGCACGACTGGCGACCGCCGTGCAGAAGTACTGGATCTGCAAGCGCGGCCCCGGCCACGCCTACGAGGCGCTGGAGTGCCTGGGCGGCAACGGATACACCGAGGGCTTTCCGCTGGCGCGCCGCTACCGCGAGCAGCCCGTCATGGCGGTGTGGGAGGGCTCGGGAAACGTCATCGCGCTGGATGTGCTGCGTGCCCTGGCCCGTGAGCCGGAGTCGCTGGATGCGTACCTCGACGAGGTGCGCACGGCCCAAGGCGCATCCGGCACACTGGACGCCTTCGTCGCCGAGACCGAGACGCTCGCTCGCATCGTGCTGGCCGATCCGTCGTCGACGGACGCGCAGGCGCGCGCCCGAGCCCTCACCGAACGGCTCGCCGTGGCCCTGCAGGCATCGTTGCTCGTGCGCCACGCGCCGGATGCCGTGGCCGACGCCTTCTGCGCGACACGGCTGACCGGACGAGGGTTCCTCTACGGCGCTGAGCCCGTCGGGGATGCCGCGGCGATCGTCGCGCGTCACGAGTCGGCCGCTTCGCCCGCCGTTCCGGGGCGCTGA
- a CDS encoding LssY C-terminal domain-containing protein, whose protein sequence is MHAQKTPTHASRRLWGAQLQQPMPAATRFDRIAFIIGTASAVWLAVIIGIQGVRSPWAWLLFIPVWAIVAYLALPRLHRMLSDLYVPDYFFGRTRTGDGLLGDPVNLGVDGTAAQLDTVMTDAGWHRADEITAAATWGIIVSTLTRRSYPTAPVSPLMLFGRRHDVAYQQEVAGNPKQRHHVRFWHTPEGWLLPGGARTDWLGAGTYDTDVGLSFFTLQVTHRIDENTDVERDFVVDSVRTAAPEAGVRVLKDFTTGYHSRNGGGDRFVTDGDLPILDLTRVSAGHHPSLAPLAPGETPTASDVMRRMPLSIVAGALLVILLGALQIASVLFDPDTWSAVSGVNEAERIVVIGVVGVFTALTGVQIVLAVLVLRRGRRSRAVLIVLVALGIVFVATDYLDGSATLGLNATLFTASAQCIALLALSSDSAGAWVRRA, encoded by the coding sequence ATGCACGCGCAGAAGACGCCCACGCACGCCTCGCGCCGGTTGTGGGGCGCGCAGCTGCAGCAGCCGATGCCGGCGGCCACGCGCTTCGATCGCATCGCCTTCATCATCGGCACGGCGTCGGCGGTGTGGCTGGCCGTGATCATCGGCATCCAGGGCGTGCGCTCCCCGTGGGCGTGGCTGCTGTTCATCCCCGTCTGGGCGATCGTCGCGTACCTCGCCCTGCCGCGCCTGCATCGGATGCTGTCGGACCTGTACGTGCCCGACTACTTCTTCGGCCGCACCCGCACCGGCGACGGCCTGCTCGGCGACCCGGTCAACCTCGGCGTCGACGGCACCGCCGCCCAGCTCGACACCGTGATGACGGATGCGGGATGGCACCGCGCCGACGAGATCACCGCCGCCGCGACCTGGGGCATCATCGTCTCCACCCTCACCCGCCGCAGCTACCCGACGGCGCCCGTCTCGCCGCTGATGCTCTTCGGGCGTCGCCACGACGTCGCCTACCAGCAGGAGGTCGCGGGAAACCCCAAGCAGCGCCACCATGTGCGCTTCTGGCACACCCCTGAGGGCTGGTTGCTGCCCGGCGGCGCCCGCACCGACTGGCTGGGCGCCGGCACGTACGACACGGATGTGGGGTTGTCGTTCTTCACCCTGCAGGTCACCCACCGCATCGACGAGAACACGGATGTGGAGCGCGACTTCGTCGTCGACTCGGTCCGCACCGCCGCCCCCGAGGCCGGCGTGCGGGTGCTGAAGGACTTCACCACCGGCTACCACTCGCGCAACGGCGGCGGCGACCGCTTCGTCACCGATGGCGACCTGCCCATCCTCGACCTCACGCGCGTGTCCGCCGGACACCATCCGTCGCTCGCCCCGCTCGCCCCGGGCGAGACGCCCACCGCCTCCGACGTCATGCGGCGGATGCCGCTGTCGATCGTCGCCGGAGCGCTGCTGGTGATTCTCCTGGGCGCCCTGCAGATCGCCAGCGTCCTGTTCGATCCGGACACGTGGAGCGCGGTCTCCGGGGTGAACGAAGCGGAACGGATCGTCGTGATCGGCGTCGTCGGGGTGTTCACGGCGCTGACGGGCGTGCAGATCGTGCTCGCCGTGCTCGTCCTGAGGCGCGGGCGGCGATCGCGGGCCGTGCTCATCGTGCTGGTGGCGCTCGGCATCGTCTTCGTCGCCACCGACTACCTCGACGGCTCCGCCACCCTCGGCCTCAACGCCACCCTTTTCACCGCCTCGGCGCAGTGCATCGCGCTGCTCGCCCTCTCCAGCGACTCCGCCGGGGCATGGGTGCGGCGCGCGTAG